DNA sequence from the Methanobacterium sp. genome:
ATTAGAAAGATTAAAGAATATGAAGAACTGAAAACATCTTCTAATGAAATTCCGGCGTAAATAAATCCTACTGCGATAACTATGGCCATAATTATAGTATAAATTGGTAAAACAAACTGGAAAAAGCTCTTTATAGGAGTCTGGAAGCTACCTCTCATAATGAGCTTCAGGAGTGCCAGTGCCAGTGTTCCATTAACAGCGAGTTTAATAAAAGGGATTGCTATTTCAAAAATTGAATTTACTTCCATGAATTTGGTTAAAAAAATCGAAAAGATAAATAAATAGCCTATCACAATTATTTTATTGTATCTGGTGGGATATGGCTGTATTTCATCTAGGCTTATCTTTTCCCAGGGTTTTCTATTGGCAGATGATGATTTAAATTTCATTTTCCTCACCCAATTTTTCATTTATAGTATAAGACGTAATATTTTTAACTAATGAAGATCATAATTATTATTCATGAGTAGAACTCCTTCTTTAAAAGTTAAAAAATGGATTACCCGTGAAGAATTGAAAAAACTGATAAGAAAAAAGGAAAAAGACGTTAAAGTTTTAAATAGGCTTCATTTCATGAATTATCTCTACGATGAGTGCAGTGTTCCTGAAGCAAGTGAAAAACTAGGCGTAACAAAACAAGCAGGTTATATA
Encoded proteins:
- a CDS encoding IS630 family transposase produces the protein MSRTPSLKVKKWITREELKKLIRKKEKDVKVLNRLHFMNYLYDECSVPEASEKLGVTKQAGYI